DNA sequence from the Conger conger chromosome 18, fConCon1.1, whole genome shotgun sequence genome:
GTAGTACAGCGCCTCCTCTGGAGAGAACTCTCCCCGGCTGAGGTGGGCGGAGACGGCGCAGTGGCCCTGCGCACAGATGCGCATGAGCCGGCCCGTGTTGCAGAGGAGCAGGGCCGTGTTGGCCCCGTCGGCGATGGCCTCGAAGTCCTTCACCCCCTTCTCGAAACACGAGAAGCTCTTCTTCCACATCTCCTGCTCCGCCACCGACACAGACCGCTTCTCTGTGGGAGAGGGCCGTCGATCAGACTCTCCGAGATATCATTcgcgtatgtatgtgtttgtcagCGGTTAGATTAAGTTGTTTCTCCCGACCGCAGGACGAAGACGTCTCGCTCAGGTCTGAGTCAGCGGGGAGGAGAATGCGTATGTGACTGAATCGATCCAGAATGTGGTAAGTATACAGGTTGAGGTAAACACTCGCATGAACGCCGGTTTCATCACCAGAAAGCTTTTTCTTCACAGAAGCACTAAACTGATGTATATCTCTGCATGCTACGTGTAATGGAGTGCCTTACCATGCGATCCTCCAAAACACAGTGCCGTTTATTTCCACAACAATGCTTAGGGCAATTCCACGATGACTGacgttacaactgctggatatttgtgtggtaaagcccaatacaaCTACATAATAGAGACTGGTAAGAGTTATTGACACCTGAGGGTTATAAAAGCATACGTCAGTctcttatgtagctgtattgggctttaccactGAAATATCCTGGAGTTGTAACGTCAGTCACTGTGGAATTGCCCCTTACTTTTTAATGCCGGGACCCAAATTAGAaatattgtacctttcaggAAGCCTGCCAACACACATACTAGCATAAGCTAGTGGGCCACAGACTGTGGGATTCTGGAATATCCATAGTTACAGAAACACTGGCATACTGAACTACAAATCCCATAATCCCCTAGGCCCACCTTCCTTCTCCGTCTGCAGGGCGGCGGCCTGGTTCATGTAGAAGACGCCCATCTCGTTCCGGATGTTTCCAAGCCTCTTCAGCAGCTGGCCCAGCTGCTCGGGGCTGTGCTCCTTCAGGTCCCCCGAGGTCAGCAGCTCGTACGCCGCCTCGTAGCACTTGCAGCTCACGAACAGCTGGTACTCCGCGTCCATGGACAGATCCGTCACCAGGTTAAAGGCTGGAGCGTCGGGCACAGCACGATCAACTTACTCACCCGCATCCAGGCAACGCACACTCGACCATGACAACTACATTTAGTGTTTGCTAAAGTCAAAAATTATACAAagcttgtgtttgatttgcactttgttgcacgtcgctctggataagagcgtctgctaaatgccacgtaatgtaatgtaatgtaatgtaaaaactcGAAAcctaaatgtaatgcaaaaaaacTCTCTTACTTAATTTGGTGAAAGAAATTAAACTATGAACCAGACTAACTGTCAACTATGAAGCAACTCTAAACCAGGCAGGCACAAGAATTGTGAGAGAGAACCATAAACAGTAAGACAAAACGCTGAAGCAGACAGAACTCTGAACCGAGCAGTCGGCGTTGACAGAGCTGATACACAGTAAGGGCTCTTTCGTGTGGAAACAGCGCCTCACCCTGGCAGCTGCACTCGCGGTGCAGGCTGTGTAGGATCTCCTGGTCCTCCTTGGTCTGGTAGCTGTACTCCTCCAGGTAGGCGGCGCGGTTGCTGGCGTTCTGGGCCAGCATGAGCTGGATGTCCCCACAGAGGGACAGGCACTGGCTGTGGAAGAGCAGCACCTCAGGCCTCAGACTGGTGCCCACGGAGCAGTACGCGTCTGCGGGGGAGAGGAGACGACCGCACGCTGTGACTCAACCGCTAAAACCGCACGCTGTGACTCAACCGCTAAAACCGCACACTGCAACTCAACCGCTAAAACCGCAAGATGCGACTCAACCGCTAAAACCGCAGTGTTTAACTGTCAGTTATCGGTTAAAGTGTGCCAGGAAAACTGCTGAAGACTAAAGGGTCAAAAGGGTATTTCaaaccatttcaaaaaagcCTAATGGCAAAACCTCAAGCTAGATATGAGATCAGTGTTTAGAGTTTGAGATGTGTTTATTTTGAGCACAAAATATCTTGTTTCCCATTCTCAGAAATTAACTTATGATCTTTATGTCTTTAACTAAAAGACTAGAAGAGACACAGGGTGAtagggaggggagaggcaggTCTTCAGCACCACCACCCTAACCCCAGCTCCGGGGGGAACTGACCGTGGCACTGCAGGGCCAGTTTGATGTAGCGCAGGGCCCGGCCGTACTTCAGCAGGTTGGTGGCGGCGTCCGACAGCACGTAGTAGGCCTTGGAGGCCTTGAGGACCAGCTGCAGCTTCATCCTGTACTGCCAGGAGCCAGGGATCATTCCGGAGCGCGTCGGGTGCTTCAGGTCCTCCTGGCAGGGACCCACTGCGGCCCCGGGGAGGGAGAACGGGGGAAATGTCACAACAAATGGGGTTCTGCCTGCTTACCTTATGCCATACATCTATAATCCTTTCAGGGTCGTCAACTCCAGACAGTtcatcaaattaatttaaattaaattaatgtccAGAAaaattctcacaatgttcaaagGATTTTCATTCTATTtctactttttttcttttctttttctttttttcagaagaATGGCAGCATGTTTCAGTTATTTTTACATGGTTCTGGGAACAAAGAGTGTCAGGTCAAAGTGAACAccttacacccacacacatttctgaaaacttCTGCTTTTATTAAGCTGACATTTCAGTTGACATATCATTGAGCTCTATATTTTCAGTGCATTAATATTAAACCTGAAATGTAATGGAACTGGAATTAACCCCAAGTCAAGGTCCCACGGATTCCTGCATGAACTGTAACTTGGCTAAATGAACTGGGTTAAAAGGGGCTTTTAACAAACTTACTAGTCTTtaactgattttatttatttatttatgcatgtatTTTTAAAGTAGGGACCTTCAGGGGTTGCCAAAGCAACCCTCCAAGCAACGAGAGCAAAACACCAGCCTGACTGGCAGCGGAGACTGGGAGTGTCGCTCGGCTCACCTCTGTCCAGGAGAGGGGCGATCTCCTCCTCCACGGCGCCGGGCCCGGTGCTGGGGTCCCCCTCCTCGTACTtcagggggatgggggtgttTGGATCTGCTGCCGGCAGGTCACTCTCCTTCTTAATGCTGCTGTCCACCGCTTTCAGGCCCTGAGAACACCACCGGTCAGGGCACAGCGTACAGCCACGGACACGCGCTCGTCAACATACGCTACTGACAGGCTCGCTAATGACAATACACTACTGACAGGCTCGCCAATGACAATACACTACTGACAGACCCACTAATGACAATACACTACTGACAGACACACTACTCAACATACATCACCGACTGACAGACACGCTAATGACAATACACTACTGAGAGACACACTAATGACAATACACTACTGACAGACACACTAATGACAATACACTACTGACAGACACACTAATGACAATACACTACTGAGAGACACACTAATGTCAATACACTACTGAGAGACACACTAATGACAATACACTACTGACAGACCCACTACTCAACATACATCACCGACTGACAAACTCGCTAATGAAAATACACTACTGACAGACACACTAATGAAAATACACTACTGACAGACACACTAATGAAAGTACACTACTGACAGACGCACTAATGAAAGTAcactacagtcagacacactaATGAAAATAcactacagacagacacactaatGAAAATAcactacagacagacacactaatGAAAATAcactacagacagacacactaatGAAAGTAcactacagacagacacactaatGAAAGTACACTACTGACAGACACACTAATGAAAGTAcactacagacagacacactaatGAAAGTACACCACTGACAGACAGGCTAATGAAAGTACACCACTGACAGACAGGCTAATGAAAGTACACCACTGACAGACATGCTAATGAAAGTACAACACTGACAGACACGCTAATGAAAGTACAACACTGACAGGCTGGTACTTCACGTTGGGGGTTAGGACTCCATGTGTAATTACACAACCCACCAAAACTCAAAGCCACTTAAAACAAAGATGCAAATGTTAATGTCTCTTTATTACGTGGGTCACACCATCAAATTAATCTCTCGCTCCTCACTTCAGAAGATTACACATTAATGAAGTTCTCCAGGTCATATGAAAAGGAGGCAGGTGAAGGGCTGTCCCAGTGAGCCACAagtggcggccattttcttCGACACGGAGCCCAGCCTGGTGGATTTTGGGTCCGCACTGTTCCCCTTAAACCCTCGAACTCACCTTTAACACGTAGCTCAGGACATGCCGACAGCGCTCCTCTTTATCGTGGGAAACTGGAAAAGTGTAGTTTGGCTGTAGAGGGAAACGGAAAAGCGGTTTAACAGCCAAATCtccacacaacaaaacacagtGATTATTCTTGTCTCATGTGGCGGTCTAGTTAAAGTAATGGCCTGAGAATCCTATGATGGGAAATTGATTTTGTATCCATGAGCGAGCGCTGTACCCTGAACACCAACATTCAGCCAAGGCAAGGTTGCAGGAAATGGTCACCGGTGTAAATCTTTAAGCAATGTCGGTTTCCACAGATAAGCCCACTAAGCAATTCATTACTGCCATTTAGTTTAAAATATAGCCTCTCTCAAGGGAGATCAATGTGTTTTGGGCACTTTATGTCCTGGGTCAGCATTGACATTCTGTGGTTTGCATTCAAAGAGTTCATTTTGTGGGACAATTAGATTTACTGTTGCTATGCAACAcctgtgatataagtgactgcATGTCATGGAGAGTATGTAATGTCCAAAATGGAGACCTTGAGTTGGAGCCAAATCTATTACAATTAAAGCCTAGGACAGACATAGCTCCACACCCTACGAACAGTATGCAGGACGTTTGCAGTACAATGCAGCGTACCTGGgccaaatacgtcattgtttgggattaaaatactttactgtgctcgactgatcttgcctagGCAGTTGAGTCAACCAAGATGACCAGAAAGCAGGGTTTGCAATTTTTGAGAGTATATTCTATATATTTATTGTGATCAAGATATGAACAAGCAACATAAACACATCGTAAAAACTTATTGAACTGCGACAAATAGTATTAATTTAAATTGATGTTGTTAAATTAATTAGCTGTTAatatgcaatttgttcaataaaagcatgttggcTATTCAGTGTCTGGGGTCTATGATAGGAGTGAACCTAAAACAGAAAGACATTACAACCCCGCACACTTTGCacatatttgttatatttttatcGCAAGTCATATCATCACAAACAACGCTATCGCCTAACGCGCATATTCCCCATATCACGCGCCTCTAGTTCcagaacaccagacaagctcggtaAAGCGTAGAAGCGCGTTCGAATCGGAAGCGGTGACGTATCTGAGGCAGGCGTGCGGCGCACTCACTCTGATCTGGTGCGTGGCCGTGTACTTCTCCGGGACGGACAGCTCTCCCACGGACTTGATGACGGCCACGGCCTTGCTGTCGCGGGGCGGCGTGGCGCCGTTGTCGTCGCTGTCCTCGGGCAGCTCTtcgtcctcgtcctcctcctcgctGTAGCTGTCCTCGGAGCCCCCGGCGCGCAGCgagtcccccccctcctcctccgcccgcGCGTCCAGCTGGAACAGCTCCGACAGCATGTAGTTTGCCGAGGCGATGATCTGCAGGGCGGCGGCCGATCCCGTCAGAGCGGCGCTAATTAGGAGGAGCTGACCTCGCTTACAAACTAATCGGAGGAGCAGGCATCACTAATTAGCCAATCGGTGACGCAGACCTCGTTAATTAGCCGAACAGGGGAGCAGACCTCGGTACCAAGCTAATCAGAGGCGCAGTCTTCGCTAATTAGCCGAACAGAGGCGCAGACCTCactaacagccaatcagaggaacAGTCCTGACTAACAAACAAGCCGATCAGAAGTGTCTTCCtcactaatcagccaatcagaagggtATTCCTCACTAATCAGACATTCAGAGATACAAACCAATCAAGCCAATGAGCAGAGTGATAATCAGCTCATAATCATAAGTGTGAGAATGGGTGCAGTGACATGGTCTACCTGAGGCTGCAGTGACATGGTCTACCTGAGAATGCAGGGACATGGTCTACCTGTGGGTGCAGTGGCAGGGCCTACCTGAGGATGCAGTGACATGGTCTACCCGTGGGTGCAGTGACATGGTCTACCTGAGAATGCAGTGACATGGTCTACCTGAGAATGCAGGGACATGGTCTACCTGAGGGTGCAGTGACATGGTCTACCTGTGGGTGCAGTGGCAGGGCCTACCTGAGGATGCAGTGACATGGTCTACCCGTGGGTGCAGTGACATGGTCTACCTGAGAATGCAGGGACATGGTCTACCTGAGGGTGCAGTGACGTGGTCTACCTGACAGTGCAGTGACAGGGCCTACCTGAGGATGCAGAGACATGGTCTACCTGAGGCTGCAGTGACATGGTCTACCTGAGAATGCAGGGACATGGTCTACCTGAGGGTGCAGTGACATGGTCTACCTGTGGGTGCAGTGACGTGGTCTACCTGACAGTGCAGTGACAGGGCCTACCTGAGGATGCAGAGACATGGTCTACCTGAGGCTGCAGTGACATGGTCTACCTGAGAATGCAGGGACATGGTCTACCTGAGGGTGCAGTAACATGGTCTACCTGAGGATGCAGGGACATGGTCTACCTGAGGATGCAGGGACATGGTCTACCTGAGGATGCAGGCACATGGTCTACCTGAGGATGCAGGGACATAGTCTACCTGAGGATGCAGGGACATGGTCTACCTGAGGATGCAGGCACATGGTCTACCTGAGGATGCAGTGACATGGTCTACCTGATGGTGCAGTGACATGGTCTACCTGAGGATGCAGGGACATGGTCAACCTGAGGATGCAGTGACATGGTCTACCTGATGGTGCAGTGACATGGTCTACCTGTGGGTGCCTCTCCTGATCCAGCAGCTTCACACAGTTGAGCAGCAGGGTCCGGATGGTTCCGTAGTGCTTTCGGTTCTGGCTTTTCTTCATCATCATGTTGCTGGCCACTCTGCAAAAGCACATTCACCTTCACTCCACCACGGCCTCAGAGAGGAGCTCGACATTCACATCACCTTATATCAGTGTTACggctcaccctgtcaccctgatctctagctgctgaataaagcatgttttgttagggttggagtgaaagcctgcaGGACAGTCGGTCTCCTTCTGTTGGAATGTGTTAAATAGCTAACCAATTGTTGACAGAAATATATCTGACAAGGTTGTGGgctcataaatattcatgaatgtGTCCAAACACTCAGGAAAGAGCATAGACAGCAGCCTAATTAATATTAGCCGGTCAGAATCCCATCCAAATCTGCAACAACTGATTTAGACCCGTGTGGTTTAGTGGCACCCAGTGGACAGACTGTGTCATTACAGCATGTGGCCAGAGCAGATTCCCTGCATTTGCACGGCACGTGTGAGGGACAGGCCTTGTGAACGCACTTGTAGAGCAGCACAGCGACGGGGAGGGTGAAGGGGTTCTGGCACTTCTCCTCTGTGGCCTCCTCACACAGAGTGGTGAGGTCGTACAGCTTCACGATGTCACTTCCACTGGCTGGGGAACAGTCAAAGGAACGCAAGGTTTAAAACAAGAAGAACTGTGGACCTGTCCTTACAACCATAAACACATGCTTCATTTGAACATTTACAATGTCTTTATGGTCAAACTATTTTGCACACAAGATTATTGTTACACATTTTTCCGTATGATTTATATCAGTTTTCTTTACTAAAAACACTAACATCCATTTCCATTATGACCACAAGGAATATAGGCATGTCATAAATGTATGCATTCGGCACGATTCGGGTAAACCAATTAAAGTTATagatataaaacaatacaaaaatgaatatataatacatactttatgaaataaaatgtaaaaaatataataaagaatATTTACAGACACAGTACATCGAACTGGTTTATCTTCTAGCAGATTTGCCCTTTATGAAGCACAGCTGTGGCACAGCTGGTGAGCTTGTCTCCTGCAGTACCTTTGAACAGCCAGTAGGTGTGCCCTTCCCTGGTGCAGTTGGACTTGAGGAAGGACAGAATGTTCTGAGCGATGTCCTTCACTACCTTGGTGGAGAATGTGGAGTTCTCCAGGTCCGGGATGTCCTCCGTCTTAATCATCTCGTATTTCTGCAGAGGGACATGAGTGAGAAGACAATCAGACATGAAGATCGCGCTTCGAGAGAGACACCGTTGTCATGACAGCGTAAAGAAATATGAAGGCTAGTTTAAAGCAGTACTTCATTACCTGCACAATGCCGTTGACGTGAAAACACATGACAAGTTCAGGCACGTTGCACATCAGATTGTCTAGCCAGTAGTCAATACCAGTAAGAATGTTGATGGGCTTATTGTTATCcctgggagagaagagaggctgGTTTAGATATCCACAGggcagaaaaatataaaatatcttGAAAAGCAGCCCTTTGCAGAGATACGTTTCAAAATAATGCGTTTAAAGTGAAATACATGTAGTTAAATCTCATAATACATAGAAACTTATGGTTATTGGGATTCCAGATATGATTTCTAGGGACCAGTGTTATACACTATAATGCAATACATATGATGATTGTTTGCTCAATTTGTCAATGTCTTTGCAACCGTGCCTACTCAAATAAATCATAACAACGAGGATATTAAACCTCAGGTGTAACGTCAGATAGCTATCTTATacaaccattacacactgcGGAACTCGCTGCAAGTCAATTCACCTctatgaaagaaagaaaaagaaaaaaaaaaatagctagCAACACAGCTCTGAAACAGAGCCTCATCTTAGTCATGGCAGACGCTGGTTTTTGGTAGGTCCCCGTCACATGGAGGGTTAGGTGCGGAGGGCACTGACCTGAGGCGGAGGCTAACGGCGGGGTAACGCCCCCCTCCAAAGATGGGCATGTTGGACCCCACCAGCATGTGAATGTCCTCAAACGTCCACAGGATGTTTCTCACAAAGTCATTCCTCAGACcctgccattttaaaaatgccacaAAGTCAGAGTCATTTTCACCAGCCTGTCGGGGGATTAAATCTAATTATATTCAAGTAACATGTTCTCATTTTTGTTGAAATAAAGCATAGGAGTAGTGATTAGATGTGCCAAACATTCTTAACATTGAATAAACTGTACAAAAGTTCAGACAGATCTAAAAATTTTATAGTATGTTGTAAAAAATTCAAATCCAAAAAggcatttccaaaaatattgccaCTATCCCCCCCACTAGATCCATGTAGGAAAGAAATGGCTGAAAACAAGCGATACCTGACTGTTTTCTCCTTCATTAAAAAGCGTGGGGAGGTTCTGTTCTTTGGGAACGGAGGCTACGTGGCCCAAGGCGAACTTGTTTTCCATGGAGACATCATCCTGAAAGACAATGAACGATTAGCGGCACCAACACGCAAAAGGATTTCAATTCATTTTGGTTCCACAAGGAAGCTTCACCAAGGCAGATGGGAAAGGCTGGGGTCGGAATGGGGGCTTTCTGAAACGCTTATCCTGGTGAAGCCGGGCCGTACCTCTTTTGGAGTGTCCGATTCGGGCGGCGAGCTGGTGAAGGTGGCGGGCCACGAGGGGCCGAACTCTTCGTCCCggcactcctcctctccctcgtcGGGGTTCCCCGAGTCCGACGGGACGGGTTCCACCGACCCGTCGCCGTTAATACTGAAGCGACAACAATCGCCATAGCAACGCAGTCCATCAGGCTCGAGAGGCAGAAGGCATACTAAAGACTGCACAGTATGTAACAGAAATGGCATTGCGGGTCTCGTTGCATAATGagaacagtctttcaaaaagaGAACCCCAGGATTACTCAAACGCTTTAACTGCTTTTAACCATTAGAGTGCAACTTAATCTGTATCAAAGCATTCACCTGCCGTTCACTTTTAAGTTAAACGCTGATCTGTAAAAGACAAACTCACCTGTAATACAGGAACTTTGATAGGATGGCCTTTTGGTACCAGTGctccttgctcttcttctttctctgcCATTTCTGGTCCACCAGCCTCTGGTAAAACTCTTTTAGCCACGTCCAGTCTCCAGTCTGTAGTTCACAACCAGAGGATTGAGACTGCATATGCAATGGTGCGCAGGTTAGcagtggttagggaactggCCTTGTAACACCAAGAGTTCACATTCTCAGGTGGGGTCCTGCCATTGAACCCTTGAGCAAAACACTTCTCCTGATTGGCTTCAGCAATACATcaggtgtatacagtatacagagtTGCGAAGCAGCTCTTCCTCAGTTAAATGCAATTTCCCCATCAAATGTTTAGACAACATCATTACTCTCcatatttctaaaaacatgtgcagtactgtacatgtcttATATAATTTTCAAAGGTATTCATGTCTTCACGGCCCTTCCGTACCTGGGATGACCTCATGAAGAGCTCCTGGATGTCCAGATCATCTAATAGAAGGGTCCGCCCCACACGATGAACAGCCATGCTGACATGGGACTTGCTATATGGGATCTTTAAAAGCTTCTTTATGTtctgaaattaaacaaatttgttaacaaagtaaaaaaatatatataattaaacaAGATTCACAAGCAACTGAGCAGAATATCCAGAATGTTCTCTATGACACCTACCTCTGAGTCAGACACAACATCCACATCATTGCCTATGGAGTCAATGAAATCATATGCCATTCCAAAACTGCAAGAGAACATTTATAGAAAAGAATAAATcagcagaaaaacaaatcaGCAAAATCATTAGACACAGAGGGCCTGATTAGCTAAGATTGCGGTCAcgtaaaaaaaaccttttagcacacacaaaactaataacacGACCAAAGATTGGTGCGAAACAAATACCATGAC
Encoded proteins:
- the edrf1 gene encoding erythroid differentiation-related factor 1 isoform X2 — translated: MSTEEDGTHCPVSTVHGNEDVVECGDDNRQDALICLGNEIKSRAVVKYSAAPPPATYALLQEKTDLKLPPANWLRESAQLGAAGTTVLGSSSKNKPFSSFGMAYDFIDSIGNDVDVVSDSENIKKLLKIPYSKSHVSMAVHRVGRTLLLDDLDIQELFMRSSQSQSSGCELQTGDWTWLKEFYQRLVDQKWQRKKKSKEHWYQKAILSKFLYYSINGDGSVEPVPSDSGNPDEGEEECRDEEFGPSWPATFTSSPPESDTPKEDDVSMENKFALGHVASVPKEQNLPTLFNEGENSQGLRNDFVRNILWTFEDIHMLVGSNMPIFGGGRYPAVSLRLRDNNKPINILTGIDYWLDNLMCNVPELVMCFHVNGIVQKYEMIKTEDIPDLENSTFSTKVVKDIAQNILSFLKSNCTREGHTYWLFKASGSDIVKLYDLTTLCEEATEEKCQNPFTLPVAVLLYKVASNMMMKKSQNRKHYGTIRTLLLNCVKLLDQERHPQIIASANYMLSELFQLDARAEEEGGDSLRAGGSEDSYSEEEDEDEELPEDSDDNGATPPRDSKAVAVIKSVGELSVPEKYTATHQIRPNYTFPVSHDKEERCRHVLSYVLKGLKAVDSSIKKESDLPAADPNTPIPLKYEEGDPSTGPGAVEEEIAPLLDRVGPCQEDLKHPTRSGMIPGSWQYRMKLQLVLKASKAYYVLSDAATNLLKYGRALRYIKLALQCHDAYCSVGTSLRPEVLLFHSQCLSLCGDIQLMLAQNASNRAAYLEEYSYQTKEDQEILHSLHRECSCQAFNLVTDLSMDAEYQLFVSCKCYEAAYELLTSGDLKEHSPEQLGQLLKRLGNIRNEMGVFYMNQAAALQTEKEEKRSVSVAEQEMWKKSFSCFEKGVKDFEAIADGANTALLLCNTGRLMRICAQGHCAVSAHLSRGEFSPEEALYYNKAIDYYLRAMKSLSSRESHPVVWDSVNWELSTTYFTLATLQQDYAPLSRKAQEQIEREVTEAMMKSLKYCDLQTESARQPLYQYRAATIHHRLASMYHSCFRNQVGDEHQRKQHRSLAELHYCKAVRLFLSLTDAPCELLRTQLERVAFAEFQMSGQNSNTAKLKTLSGALEIMVQTRHAFQLIHQELLQEQSEVRISAPRWSPQETGQSLTTGRGQADAPGATETVTASDGSASSGVNTQEVLKLVGVFEPSISFLLLHLVKLLSAGKRKPSVKEEDSVKLYKQVYSKLLRADKSAPLLHRVALCLELLDQLALHVEGSES
- the edrf1 gene encoding erythroid differentiation-related factor 1 isoform X7, encoding MSTEEDGTHCPVSTVHGNEDVVECGDDNRQQDALICLGNEIKSRAVVKYSAAPPPATYALLQEKTDLKLPPANWLRESAQLGAAGTTVLGSSSKNKPFSSFGMAYDFIDSIGNDVDVVSDSENIKKLLKIPYSKSHVSMAVHRVGRTLLLDDLDIQELFMRSSQTGDWTWLKEFYQRLVDQKWQRKKKSKEHWYQKAILSKFLYYSINGDGSVEPVPSDSGNPDEGEEECRDEEFGPSWPATFTSSPPESDTPKEDDVSMENKFALGHVASVPKEQNLPTLFNEGENSQGLRNDFVRNILWTFEDIHMLVGSNMPIFGGGRYPAVSLRLRDNNKPINILTGIDYWLDNLMCNVPELVMCFHVNGIVQKYEMIKTEDIPDLENSTFSTKVVKDIAQNILSFLKSNCTREGHTYWLFKASGSDIVKLYDLTTLCEEATEEKCQNPFTLPVAVLLYKVASNMMMKKSQNRKHYGTIRTLLLNCVKLLDQERHPQIIASANYMLSELFQLDARAEEEGGDSLRAGGSEDSYSEEEDEDEELPEDSDDNGATPPRDSKAVAVIKSVGELSVPEKYTATHQIRPNYTFPVSHDKEERCRHVLSYVLKGLKAVDSSIKKESDLPAADPNTPIPLKYEEGDPSTGPGAVEEEIAPLLDRVGPCQEDLKHPTRSGMIPGSWQYRMKLQLVLKASKAYYVLSDAATNLLKYGRALRYIKLALQCHDAYCSVGTSLRPEVLLFHSQCLSLCGDIQLMLAQNASNRAAYLEEYSYQTKEDQEILHSLHRECSCQAFNLVTDLSMDAEYQLFVSCKCYEAAYELLTSGDLKEHSPEQLGQLLKRLGNIRNEMGVFYMNQAAALQTEKEEKRSVSVAEQEMWKKSFSCFEKGVKDFEAIADGANTALLLCNTGRLMRICAQGHCAVSAHLSRGEFSPEEALYYNKAIDYYLRAMKSLSSRESHPVVWDSVNWELSTTYFTLATLQQDYAPLSRKAQEQIEREVTEAMMKSLKYCDLQTESARQPLYQYRAATIHHRLASMYHSCFRNQVGDEHQRKQHRSLAELHYCKAVRLFLSLTDAPCELLRTQLERVAFAEFQMSGQNSNTAKLKTLSGALEIMVQTRHAFQLIHQELLQEQSEADAPGATETVTASDGSASSGVNTQEVLKLVGVFEPSISFLLLHLVKLLSAGKRKPSVKEEDSVKLYKQVYSKLLRADKSAPLLHRVALCLELLDQLALHVEGSES
- the edrf1 gene encoding erythroid differentiation-related factor 1 isoform X6, whose protein sequence is MSTEEDGTHCPVSTVHGNEDVVECGDDNRQQDALICLGNEIKSRAVVKYSAAPPPATYALLQEKTDLKLPPANWLRESAQLGAAGTTVLGSSSKNKPFSSFGMAYDFIDSIGNDVDVVSDSENIKKLLKIPYSKSHVSMAVHRVGRTLLLDDLDIQELFMRSSQTGDWTWLKEFYQRLVDQKWQRKKKSKEHWYQKAILSKFLYYSINGDGSVEPVPSDSGNPDEGEEECRDEEFGPSWPATFTSSPPESDTPKEDDVSMENKFALGHVASVPKEQNLPTLFNEGENSQGLRNDFVRNILWTFEDIHMLVGSNMPIFGGGRYPAVSLRLRDNNKPINILTGIDYWLDNLMCNVPELVMCFHVNGIVQKYEMIKTEDIPDLENSTFSTKVVKDIAQNILSFLKSNCTREGHTYWLFKASGSDIVKLYDLTTLCEEATEEKCQNPFTLPVAVLLYKVASNMMMKKSQNRKHYGTIRTLLLNCVKLLDQERHPQIIASANYMLSELFQLDARAEEEGGDSLRAGGSEDSYSEEEDEDEELPEDSDDNGATPPRDSKAVAVIKSVGELSVPEKYTATHQIRPNYTFPVSHDKEERCRHVLSYVLKGLKAVDSSIKKESDLPAADPNTPIPLKYEEGDPSTGPGAVEEEIAPLLDRVGPCQEDLKHPTRSGMIPGSWQYRMKLQLVLKASKAYYVLSDAATNLLKYGRALRYIKLALQCHDAYCSVGTSLRPEVLLFHSQCLSLCGDIQLMLAQNASNRAAYLEEYSYQTKEDQEILHSLHRECSCQAFNLVTDLSMDAEYQLFVSCKCYEAAYELLTSGDLKEHSPEQLGQLLKRLGNIRNEMGVFYMNQAAALQTEKEEKRSVSVAEQEMWKKSFSCFEKGVKDFEAIADGANTALLLCNTGRLMRICAQGHCAVSAHLSRGEFSPEEALYYNKAIDYYLRAMKSLSSRESHPVVWDSVNWELSTTYFTLATLQQDYAPLSRKAQEQIEREVTEAMMKSLKYCDLQTESARQPLYQYRAATIHHRLASMYHSCFRNQVGDEHQRKQHRSLAELHYCKAVRLFLSLTDAPCELLRTQLERVAFAEFQMSGQNSNTAKLKTLSGALEIMVQTRHAFQLIHQELLQEQSEQADAPGATETVTASDGSASSGVNTQEVLKLVGVFEPSISFLLLHLVKLLSAGKRKPSVKEEDSVKLYKQVYSKLLRADKSAPLLHRVALCLELLDQLALHVEGSES